From one Desulfonatronovibrio magnus genomic stretch:
- the dsrK gene encoding sulfate reduction electron transfer complex DsrMKJOP subunit DsrK — MAIEKPDVLFKNISHRPPQGDWMDVQSKIKPGRYCYAGDPEALEYVGLPNPRKWNPLDDDWKLPENWQEIVIGGLKERLDRFRSFKIFMDVCVRCGACADKCHFFIGSGDPKNMPVLRAELLRSIYRGEITKAGKILGRFAGGRKLTEEVLKEIWYYYYQCTECRRCSVFCPYGIDQAEITIIGRELLNLIGLNIDWIAKPVANCYRTGNHLGIQPHAFKDMIDFFCDDIEEVCGIRPEPTFNKVGADILFVTPSGDVFADPGTYTCMGYLMLFHYLKEEYGLDVTWSTYASEGGNFGFFTSHEMMKRLNAKMYMEAKRLGVKWILGGECGHMWRVIHQYMDTMNGPADFLETPVSPITGTKFQSAASTKMVHIVEFTADLIKNGKLNLDKSRNANIKATFHDSCNTSRGMGFFEEPRYIIKNVLDNFYEMPEGTTKEQTFCCGGGSGLNAGENEEIRMMGGLPRANAVKFVHDRHDVNMLSCICAIDRATLTQSVNYWVPGVEVCGLHELVGNALVLPGESERETDLRAEPLPGKEEE; from the coding sequence ATGGCCATAGAAAAACCGGATGTACTGTTTAAGAACATCTCTCACAGACCTCCGCAAGGGGACTGGATGGATGTGCAGTCCAAAATTAAGCCTGGCAGATACTGCTATGCTGGAGATCCTGAAGCTCTTGAATATGTCGGATTGCCCAATCCCAGAAAATGGAACCCTTTGGATGATGACTGGAAATTGCCTGAGAATTGGCAGGAAATCGTAATAGGCGGGCTTAAAGAACGTCTGGACCGTTTTCGGTCATTCAAAATTTTTATGGATGTATGTGTGCGTTGCGGGGCCTGTGCTGACAAATGTCATTTTTTTATAGGATCCGGTGATCCAAAAAATATGCCTGTTCTCAGAGCGGAACTGCTTAGATCGATTTACCGTGGTGAGATCACCAAGGCAGGGAAAATTCTGGGTCGCTTCGCCGGAGGCAGAAAACTTACCGAAGAGGTGCTTAAGGAAATCTGGTACTACTATTATCAGTGTACTGAGTGTCGCCGCTGTTCCGTGTTTTGCCCTTACGGCATTGACCAGGCTGAAATAACCATCATAGGTCGAGAGCTTCTCAACCTTATCGGGCTTAATATTGACTGGATAGCCAAACCCGTTGCCAACTGCTACCGCACCGGAAATCATCTTGGCATCCAGCCTCATGCTTTTAAGGACATGATAGACTTTTTCTGTGACGATATCGAGGAAGTCTGCGGCATCAGACCTGAACCTACCTTTAACAAAGTAGGCGCTGACATTTTGTTTGTCACACCTTCCGGAGATGTATTTGCTGATCCGGGCACTTACACCTGCATGGGATACCTGATGCTTTTTCACTATCTCAAGGAAGAGTACGGGTTAGATGTAACCTGGAGTACGTATGCTTCTGAAGGTGGTAATTTCGGATTTTTTACTTCTCACGAAATGATGAAACGGCTGAACGCCAAAATGTACATGGAGGCCAAACGCCTTGGAGTTAAGTGGATTCTGGGCGGTGAGTGCGGACATATGTGGCGGGTTATCCATCAGTATATGGACACCATGAATGGCCCTGCAGACTTTCTGGAAACTCCTGTGTCACCCATAACCGGCACCAAGTTTCAAAGTGCCGCATCAACCAAGATGGTGCATATTGTGGAGTTTACAGCTGATCTGATTAAAAATGGCAAGCTGAATCTGGATAAGTCCCGCAATGCCAACATCAAGGCAACCTTCCACGACTCCTGCAACACTTCCAGAGGTATGGGCTTTTTTGAAGAACCGAGATACATCATTAAAAATGTTCTGGATAACTTTTATGAAATGCCGGAAGGAACTACGAAAGAGCAGACTTTCTGCTGTGGAGGCGGTTCTGGATTGAATGCCGGTGAAAATGAAGAGATCAGGATGATGGGTGGACTGCCGAGAGCCAATGCTGTTAAGTTTGTTCATGATCGTCATGACGTGAACATGCTCAGCTGTATCTGTGCCATCGACCGTGCTACCCTTACTCAATCTGTGAATTACTGGGTTCCCGGGGTTGAAGTTTGTGGTTTGCATGAGCTTGTGGGCAATGCTCTGGTCCTTCCTGGTGAGTCTGAAAGAGAGACAGACCTGAGAGCAGAACCTCTTCCGGGTAAGGAGGAAGAATAA
- the dsrJ gene encoding sulfate reduction electron transfer complex DsrMKJOP subunit DsrJ → MYHSNKIIPGLVIFFLAMTFPFWFNIGSEAYSTPELVLPEDHEHCVEAVEFMRAEHMTMLNEWRDAYVRDGYGEYQSMLTGEMYAMSLTKTCMNCHNNKGDFCDRCHDSVSVDPYCWDCHIEPEGVE, encoded by the coding sequence ATGTATCATTCCAATAAGATAATACCGGGCTTAGTTATTTTTTTCCTGGCAATGACTTTTCCATTCTGGTTTAATATAGGCAGCGAAGCCTACTCAACTCCAGAACTGGTATTGCCGGAAGACCATGAGCACTGTGTAGAGGCTGTTGAGTTCATGCGGGCGGAGCATATGACAATGCTCAATGAATGGCGTGATGCTTATGTCCGAGACGGTTACGGCGAATATCAGAGCATGCTGACCGGGGAAATGTATGCCATGAGTCTGACCAAGACCTGTATGAACTGCCATAATAATAAGGGTGATTTCTGTGATCGATGCCATGATTCAGTATCGGTTGATCCTTATTGTTGGGATTGTCATATAGAGCCAGAGGGGGTTGAGTAA
- the dsrO gene encoding sulfate reduction electron transfer complex DsrMKJOP subunit DsrO translates to MKSSRRKFIAMAGFAALGWSVCPSLTRAATEAGPKLYFKEEGSLEASQWAMAIDTKKLDRQIMNKCIEACHTLHNVPDIDSDQNIKWIWIEPFRNLFYDQSHPNLKNKANQPFLTLCNHCDNPPCVRVCPTRATFRRPDGIVLMDFHRCIGCRFCMAGCPYGSRSFNFYDPRIYLENLSHEYPTRSKGVVEKCEFCAHRLDKGQMPACVEASEGALLFGDLNDSNSDVRKALRERYSLVRKPKLGTGPKVYYLI, encoded by the coding sequence ATGAAAAGCAGTAGAAGAAAATTTATAGCAATGGCCGGCTTTGCCGCCCTTGGCTGGAGTGTTTGTCCTTCTCTAACCAGGGCTGCCACAGAAGCCGGGCCCAAGCTGTATTTTAAAGAAGAGGGCAGTCTGGAAGCTTCTCAGTGGGCAATGGCCATTGATACCAAGAAGCTTGACAGACAAATCATGAATAAGTGTATTGAAGCTTGTCATACCCTTCATAACGTTCCTGACATTGACTCAGACCAGAACATCAAGTGGATCTGGATTGAGCCTTTCAGGAATCTGTTCTATGATCAGTCCCATCCCAACCTTAAAAACAAGGCTAATCAGCCCTTTCTAACCTTGTGCAATCATTGTGACAATCCACCCTGCGTACGGGTTTGTCCCACAAGAGCTACTTTCAGAAGGCCTGACGGCATAGTGCTTATGGACTTTCATCGCTGCATAGGATGTCGCTTCTGTATGGCTGGATGTCCTTACGGGTCAAGAAGCTTCAACTTTTATGATCCAAGGATATATCTTGAAAATCTTTCTCATGAGTATCCTACAAGATCCAAGGGTGTAGTGGAAAAGTGTGAATTTTGCGCCCACAGGTTAGACAAGGGGCAAATGCCAGCCTGCGTAGAAGCTTCTGAAGGAGCTCTGCTTTTCGGCGACCTCAATGATTCCAACTCAGATGTGAGAAAAGCCCTCAGAGAGAGGTATTCTCTGGTCCGCAAACCCAAACTGGGCACTGGTCCAAAAGTTTATTATCTAATATAA
- the dsrP gene encoding sulfate reduction electron transfer complex DsrMKJOP subunit DsrP: protein MLEKAIKGNILYWGWIFFLLAIIGVGAGAYLMQLEHGLGITGLNRDVSWGFYIAQFTFLVGVAASAVMMVIPKYLHNFKAFGRMLILGEFLAIAAVSMCLMFIIVDLGQPARLMNVILHPSPNSILFWDMIVLNGYLFLNLLIGWVTLQSERKQVAPPRWIMPFIYLSIPWAVSIHTVTAFLYAGLPGRDFWLTAVMAPSFLASAFAAGPALLILLGLIVKAFAKWDPGKESIQALAKIVVYAMSVHLFIVLCKVFTAAYSQIPDKLYHYKFLYFGLDGHTTLATFSWVAIFAGIVAVIILLNPKNRQAENVLAFSCILILMSTWIDKGLGLISAGFIPNPMKEVVIYTPTQPELLITLAIWAKGFLILTILYKVAIGVKKEIEV, encoded by the coding sequence ATGCTCGAAAAAGCAATAAAAGGAAATATACTATACTGGGGCTGGATATTCTTTCTGCTGGCCATCATTGGAGTAGGAGCCGGTGCCTACCTGATGCAGCTTGAGCATGGGCTGGGCATTACAGGCCTTAACAGAGATGTATCCTGGGGGTTTTATATTGCCCAGTTTACCTTTCTCGTTGGAGTTGCTGCATCTGCGGTAATGATGGTTATTCCAAAATATCTACACAATTTCAAGGCATTTGGAAGGATGCTCATTCTTGGTGAGTTCCTGGCCATAGCAGCGGTCAGCATGTGTCTTATGTTCATCATAGTTGACCTTGGCCAGCCTGCCAGGCTTATGAACGTTATACTTCATCCTTCACCCAACTCCATACTGTTCTGGGATATGATCGTCCTTAATGGCTATCTATTTCTCAATCTGCTCATCGGTTGGGTTACTCTTCAATCCGAGCGTAAGCAGGTGGCTCCTCCGCGCTGGATAATGCCGTTTATTTACCTCTCCATACCCTGGGCGGTCAGTATTCATACAGTAACAGCGTTCCTGTATGCTGGTCTTCCCGGCCGTGATTTCTGGCTGACCGCTGTCATGGCTCCATCATTTCTGGCATCAGCTTTTGCTGCTGGACCTGCTCTTCTGATTCTGCTGGGGCTTATAGTCAAGGCCTTTGCCAAGTGGGATCCAGGCAAGGAGTCCATTCAAGCCCTTGCCAAGATCGTGGTTTACGCCATGTCCGTGCACCTGTTTATAGTGCTCTGTAAAGTGTTTACCGCTGCGTACAGCCAGATTCCTGACAAGCTTTACCACTACAAGTTTCTGTATTTTGGGCTTGATGGCCATACCACTCTGGCAACATTCAGCTGGGTGGCCATATTTGCAGGGATTGTCGCAGTGATTATACTCCTTAATCCCAAAAACAGGCAGGCGGAAAATGTTCTGGCCTTTTCATGTATTCTAATACTTATGAGTACCTGGATTGATAAGGGCCTTGGTCTAATTTCTGCTGGATTCATACCCAACCCCATGAAGGAAGTAGTCATTTATACTCCCACACAGCCGGAATTGCTGATAACTCTGGCCATATGGGCTAAAGGGTTCTTGATCCTGACCATCCTGTATAAAGTTGCCATTGGGGTCAAAAAAGAGATTGAGGTTTAA
- a CDS encoding VOC family protein: MKIKGINHIALVTSNMDQTILFWRDLIGLRLIAGLGKPGYRQYFFEAGHLNMLLFFEWNQVEPIPEKDHGVPVKGPFAFDHLALEVEQKDDLWEIYDRLSAAEIWVSEVMDHGFIYSVYSFDPNNIAIEFSWTIPDSDLDLHQNPKMLDLKPTYRAMQGPQPVNNAFPEASPTSDGDKRVYPGEGSEFRNRRNKW; encoded by the coding sequence ATGAAAATCAAAGGAATAAATCATATTGCACTGGTAACCAGCAATATGGATCAAACAATTTTGTTCTGGAGAGATTTAATCGGTCTCAGGCTTATTGCCGGACTTGGAAAACCGGGGTATCGGCAATACTTTTTCGAGGCCGGTCATCTCAACATGCTTCTTTTTTTTGAGTGGAACCAGGTTGAACCGATACCTGAAAAAGATCACGGAGTTCCGGTTAAAGGTCCGTTTGCCTTTGACCATCTTGCCCTTGAAGTAGAACAAAAAGATGATCTATGGGAAATATACGACCGCCTCAGTGCAGCCGAAATCTGGGTCTCAGAGGTTATGGATCATGGTTTTATCTATTCAGTATACTCATTTGATCCCAACAACATTGCCATCGAATTTTCCTGGACTATACCTGATTCTGACCTGGATTTACATCAAAACCCTAAAATGCTCGACCTGAAACCAACATATCGTGCCATGCAGGGACCTCAGCCAGTCAACAATGCATTTCCTGAAGCATCACCTACTTCAGATGGCGATAAAAGGGTTTATCCCGGGGAAGGCAGTGAGTTCAGAAACCGCAGAAATAAATGGTAA
- a CDS encoding ferredoxin codes for MGWQVTVDTDKCNGDGECVDVCPVEVFELNDGKADPVNMEECLGCESCVEVCETEAITVIEV; via the coding sequence ATGGGTTGGCAAGTCACAGTTGATACAGATAAGTGTAACGGCGACGGCGAATGTGTTGATGTTTGCCCGGTTGAAGTTTTTGAACTCAACGACGGAAAGGCAGATCCAGTTAATATGGAAGAATGCCTTGGCTGTGAGTCATGTGTTGAGGTCTGTGAGACCGAGGCCATCACAGTAATTGAAGTCTAA
- a CDS encoding YkgJ family cysteine cluster protein — MDLGTDLSRYFKAYEDLQKRTDDLFLQMKKNFSAEVQCDNGCTECCYALFDLPLVEALYLNSRFQDVESSVRHQILIEADKADRKLHKIKKKLAQYHHDGADARDVLLKASKEKVQCPLLFDGRCAMYQHRPVTCRLYGIPLNTEYGVAACALSGFTQGKQYPTVHMQKLYQELMALSEEIAVSINSRYSQLHTMLVPVSMCLLTEYTKRYLGVKEKPEKPDNNAPTKEWVLGPRED; from the coding sequence ATGGACCTTGGAACTGATCTGTCAAGATATTTCAAAGCTTATGAAGATCTGCAAAAAAGAACTGATGATCTTTTTTTGCAGATGAAAAAAAATTTTTCCGCAGAAGTTCAGTGTGATAACGGCTGTACAGAGTGCTGTTATGCCCTGTTTGACCTGCCCTTAGTTGAAGCCCTTTATCTTAACAGCAGGTTTCAGGATGTTGAGTCAAGCGTCAGGCACCAGATTCTCATTGAGGCTGATAAGGCAGATCGAAAGCTGCACAAGATCAAAAAGAAACTGGCTCAATATCACCATGATGGGGCTGATGCCAGAGATGTTTTATTGAAAGCATCCAAAGAAAAAGTGCAGTGCCCTTTGTTATTTGATGGTCGATGTGCTATGTATCAGCATCGTCCAGTTACCTGCCGACTTTATGGCATTCCATTGAATACTGAATACGGAGTGGCAGCATGTGCCCTTTCCGGTTTTACTCAAGGTAAGCAATATCCGACTGTACACATGCAGAAACTTTATCAGGAGCTTATGGCCTTGAGTGAAGAAATTGCAGTCTCCATCAACTCAAGATATTCGCAGTTGCATACCATGCTGGTTCCAGTTTCCATGTGCCTGTTGACTGAGTACACAAAACGATATCTTGGAGTAAAAGAAAAGCCTGAAAAGCCTGACAATAATGCTCCTACCAAGGAGTGGGTACTGGGCCCCAGGGAGGACTAA
- a CDS encoding tetratricopeptide repeat protein: MSNVSTEQQIKELEERLEQNPDCGITHYNLGVNYLATRDFEKAREFFREAIRKNPDIAEAYVQLGGIAMNEGDLDGCFSYNQMASKVRHRFAVPHGNMGFVHLQRNDVDKAIGSLKRAISFDPKFVQAHATLGSAYLMQGDVDGCIAQSKKAIELEPRFGPAYNNMGLAYMEKGDYQQARESFNKASETGYEVAPEVLEELEKLMSS; encoded by the coding sequence ATGAGCAATGTTTCAACTGAACAACAGATTAAAGAGTTGGAAGAAAGGCTGGAGCAGAATCCAGACTGCGGTATAACTCATTACAATCTTGGAGTGAACTACCTGGCCACTCGAGATTTTGAAAAGGCCAGGGAATTTTTTAGAGAAGCTATCCGCAAGAATCCGGACATTGCAGAGGCATATGTGCAGCTTGGAGGAATTGCCATGAATGAAGGAGATCTTGATGGCTGCTTCAGTTACAATCAAATGGCCAGCAAAGTCAGACATCGTTTTGCTGTGCCTCATGGCAATATGGGATTTGTGCATTTACAGCGTAACGACGTGGATAAGGCTATTGGGTCACTTAAACGGGCCATTTCATTTGACCCCAAGTTTGTCCAGGCTCATGCCACTTTGGGCAGTGCCTATCTTATGCAGGGAGATGTAGACGGCTGTATAGCGCAGAGTAAAAAGGCAATTGAGCTTGAACCCAGGTTCGGACCAGCTTATAATAATATGGGGCTGGCGTACATGGAAAAGGGGGATTATCAGCAGGCCAGAGAAAGTTTCAATAAGGCTTCTGAAACAGGTTATGAGGTTGCCCCGGAAGTTCTGGAGGAGCTTGAAAAACTGATGTCATCATAA
- the dsrA gene encoding dissimilatory-type sulfite reductase subunit alpha: MPKHETPLLDQLESGPWPSFVSDLKRQSEARHAKKNEIEYQIPEDVVDDLLGVLELSYKEGEVHWKHGGIVGVFGYGGGVIGRYCDQPEQFPGVAHFHTMRVNQPAAKYYKTDFLRSLCDLWDFRGSGLTNMHGSTGDIVFLGTRTEQLEEIFFELTHNLNTDLGGSGSNLRTPECCLGESRCEWACYDSQELCYQLTMEYQDELHRPAFPYKFKFKFDACPNGCVASIARSDLSFIGTWRDEIRIDQEAVAAYSGGEIAPNGGAHAGKDWGKFDLQKEVIDLCPTECMWMEDGKLKINDKECTRCMHCINVMPRALRIGNDRGLSILVGAKAPILDGAQMGSLLVPFIKAEEPYDEIKEVIENIWDWWMEEGKNRERIGETMKRMGFQRLLEVTGIKPMPQHVQEPRTNPYIFWKEEEVPGGWDRDIADYRSRHQK, encoded by the coding sequence ATGCCTAAACATGAAACCCCTTTGCTGGATCAGCTTGAAAGCGGTCCATGGCCAAGTTTTGTGTCTGATTTGAAAAGGCAGTCAGAGGCAAGGCACGCCAAGAAGAATGAGATCGAGTATCAGATCCCTGAAGATGTTGTTGACGATCTGCTTGGCGTACTGGAGCTTTCATACAAAGAAGGCGAAGTACACTGGAAGCACGGCGGTATCGTTGGTGTATTCGGTTACGGTGGTGGAGTTATCGGCAGGTATTGTGACCAGCCTGAGCAATTCCCCGGTGTAGCTCACTTTCACACCATGCGTGTCAACCAGCCTGCAGCCAAGTACTACAAGACTGACTTTCTGCGCAGTCTCTGTGATCTCTGGGATTTCCGCGGAAGCGGTCTGACCAACATGCACGGCTCAACTGGTGACATCGTTTTTCTTGGAACCAGAACAGAGCAGTTGGAAGAGATCTTCTTCGAGTTGACCCACAACTTGAACACAGACCTTGGTGGTTCAGGATCAAACCTGCGTACCCCTGAGTGCTGTCTTGGCGAGTCCAGGTGTGAATGGGCCTGTTATGATTCCCAGGAACTTTGTTATCAGTTGACCATGGAATATCAGGATGAGCTGCACAGGCCTGCATTTCCTTACAAATTTAAGTTTAAATTTGATGCCTGCCCCAATGGATGTGTTGCTTCCATAGCACGTTCCGACCTTTCTTTTATTGGAACATGGCGCGATGAGATTCGTATTGATCAGGAAGCAGTTGCTGCTTATTCTGGTGGTGAAATTGCACCCAATGGCGGAGCCCATGCAGGCAAAGACTGGGGTAAGTTTGATCTTCAAAAAGAAGTTATTGACCTCTGTCCTACAGAATGTATGTGGATGGAAGATGGTAAGCTCAAAATCAATGACAAGGAATGTACACGCTGCATGCATTGCATCAATGTAATGCCCAGAGCGTTGCGCATTGGTAATGATCGCGGTCTGTCAATTCTTGTTGGCGCTAAGGCTCCGATTCTTGATGGTGCTCAGATGGGCTCACTGCTTGTTCCTTTTATCAAGGCTGAAGAACCTTACGATGAAATCAAAGAAGTCATCGAGAATATCTGGGATTGGTGGATGGAAGAAGGCAAGAACCGCGAGCGTATTGGTGAGACCATGAAAAGAATGGGCTTCCAGAGACTTCTGGAAGTTACCGGCATCAAGCCCATGCCCCAGCATGTACAGGAACCCAGGACCAACCCATACATCTTCTGGAAAGAAGAAGAGGTACCCGGCGGCTGGGATCGCGACATTGCAGACTACAGATCACGTCACCAGAAATAA
- the dsrB gene encoding dissimilatory-type sulfite reductase subunit beta, with translation MAFISSGYNPDKPMENRISDIGPRHYSEFLPPVIKNNKGKWLWHEILEPGVLMHKAESGDEVYTVRVGSPRLIGTETLREALEIADKHCDGYLRFTTRNNIEYMVDSKDKVAALKEDLASRKHEGGSFKFPVGGTGAGVTNIVHTQGWIHCHTPASDASGTVKVVLDDLFEEFQQMRLPAQLRISMACCLNMCGAVHCSDIAILGYHRKPPIIDHENLENLCEIPLAVASCPTAAIRPSKTTIKDPKTGEDKTVKTVAIKNERCMFCGNCYTMCPALPLTDGEGDGLVIMAGGKVSNRISNPKFSKVVVAFIPNETPRWPTLAKVVRQIVDAYAKGARKYERVGDWAERIGWERFFEACDLEFTHHLIDDFRDPAYYTWRQTTNFKF, from the coding sequence ATGGCTTTTATATCATCAGGATACAATCCAGACAAACCGATGGAAAACCGTATTTCCGACATCGGTCCAAGACATTATTCCGAGTTCTTGCCTCCTGTTATCAAAAATAACAAGGGCAAATGGCTCTGGCATGAAATTCTCGAACCAGGCGTGCTGATGCACAAGGCTGAAAGTGGGGATGAAGTTTATACTGTTCGTGTTGGATCTCCAAGACTTATAGGTACAGAAACCCTGCGTGAAGCACTTGAAATTGCAGACAAGCATTGCGACGGTTATCTTCGTTTCACCACCAGAAATAATATTGAATATATGGTGGACAGCAAGGATAAAGTGGCAGCTCTCAAGGAAGATCTGGCTTCACGTAAGCATGAAGGTGGAAGTTTTAAGTTTCCTGTTGGCGGAACTGGAGCTGGAGTTACAAATATAGTACATACACAGGGCTGGATTCATTGTCATACACCAGCTTCGGATGCTTCAGGAACAGTAAAGGTTGTACTGGATGATCTTTTTGAAGAGTTCCAGCAAATGAGGCTTCCAGCTCAGCTCAGGATTTCCATGGCCTGTTGTCTGAACATGTGCGGTGCGGTTCATTGCTCTGATATTGCCATTCTTGGCTATCACCGCAAGCCCCCCATCATTGACCATGAAAACTTAGAAAACCTTTGTGAAATTCCTCTGGCCGTAGCTTCCTGTCCTACAGCAGCCATCAGGCCTTCCAAGACTACCATAAAGGACCCCAAAACAGGCGAAGACAAAACCGTTAAAACTGTGGCCATTAAAAATGAAAGGTGCATGTTCTGCGGTAACTGCTACACCATGTGCCCTGCACTGCCATTGACAGACGGTGAAGGTGACGGACTTGTTATCATGGCTGGCGGTAAGGTTTCCAACCGTATCTCCAACCCCAAGTTCTCCAAAGTCGTTGTAGCCTTTATTCCGAACGAAACACCTCGCTGGCCTACATTGGCCAAGGTTGTTCGCCAGATCGTGGATGCCTATGCCAAGGGCGCGCGCAAGTACGAGCGTGTTGGTGACTGGGCAGAGCGCATTGGCTGGGAGCGTTTCTTTGAGGCATGTGATCTTGAATTTACACATCATCTTATTGACGACTTCCGTGATCCTGCTTACTATACCTGGAGACAAACAACGAACTTCAAGTTCTAA
- a CDS encoding dissimilatory sulfite reductase D family protein: MDQEAAKQEIINFLDSKEKSKTKFYFNDFTKLFPDMKAREVKKLLTALVQEGKLVFWSSGSTTMYGKKDAGKTAEG, from the coding sequence ATGGATCAAGAAGCAGCTAAACAAGAAATTATTAATTTTTTGGATTCTAAAGAAAAGTCCAAGACAAAGTTTTATTTCAATGATTTTACCAAACTTTTCCCGGATATGAAGGCCAGGGAAGTTAAAAAGCTTTTGACAGCTCTGGTTCAGGAAGGCAAACTGGTCTTCTGGTCCAGCGGAAGCACCACAATGTACGGTAAAAAAGATGCCGGTAAAACAGCTGAAGGATAA
- a CDS encoding cobyrinate a,c-diamide synthase → MEHKTDKLIFPRITLAGLKGGSGKTIVSLGLSRLFFQKGLKVKPFKKGPDYIDAKWLSLAAENSASNLDPFLFPVSKVQSLFWSFANFHDIAVIEGNRGLFDGKDVHGSYSTAELCRILQAPVVLVIDCTKVTRTMAAVVLGCKLFEEDLNLAGVILNQTAGQRHRTIIRNSIEQYTDVPVLGALPKIRHNPIPERHMGLISDQEHADLEDIFQSISKLVEDNVDTDKVLEIARHAPCAAPVHEETNSLHKFHNHDKPTIGVVRDKALWFYYEENLEALRQSGAGLIDLTLLDKKDWPEIHGLYLGGGFPETMAQALDENTILKKRLKILSARGLPIYAECGGFMYLAESLEYEDRCFSMAGILPVRTKLFKKPQGHGYVQARVARKNPFYPVGELITGHEFHYSRCLELPDNLSFCFELDRGVGIADGLDGICYRNVLAGYTHIHAFGAGKWAENFVKAALIYKNSVLSNQESCPDIHCQ, encoded by the coding sequence GTGGAACATAAAACTGATAAATTAATTTTTCCGAGGATAACCCTGGCAGGCCTAAAGGGCGGGTCAGGTAAAACGATAGTATCATTAGGACTGTCCAGACTTTTTTTTCAAAAAGGTCTTAAGGTCAAGCCGTTCAAGAAGGGCCCAGATTATATTGACGCTAAATGGCTGTCTCTTGCAGCTGAAAACAGCGCTTCAAATCTGGACCCTTTTTTATTTCCAGTCTCCAAAGTCCAGTCACTTTTCTGGTCTTTTGCAAATTTTCATGACATAGCGGTTATAGAAGGCAATCGCGGCCTTTTTGATGGAAAGGATGTGCATGGATCTTATTCCACTGCCGAGCTGTGCAGAATTCTTCAGGCCCCGGTTGTGCTGGTTATTGATTGTACCAAGGTGACCCGTACCATGGCTGCAGTAGTCCTGGGCTGTAAACTCTTTGAAGAGGATTTGAATCTGGCAGGGGTTATCCTGAATCAGACAGCTGGACAAAGACACAGGACCATAATCCGCAATTCCATCGAGCAATATACAGATGTACCCGTATTGGGTGCTTTGCCCAAGATCAGGCATAACCCCATTCCTGAAAGACACATGGGGCTTATTTCCGACCAGGAACATGCAGATCTTGAAGATATTTTTCAGTCCATTTCCAAGCTTGTTGAAGACAATGTGGACACTGATAAGGTTCTTGAAATAGCCCGTCATGCCCCCTGTGCTGCTCCAGTACACGAAGAAACAAATAGTCTTCATAAGTTCCATAATCACGACAAGCCAACTATTGGTGTGGTCAGAGATAAGGCTCTCTGGTTTTATTATGAAGAAAATCTGGAAGCTCTCAGACAGAGCGGAGCTGGACTTATAGACCTGACCCTTCTTGATAAAAAAGACTGGCCTGAAATCCATGGTCTTTATCTCGGCGGAGGATTTCCTGAAACCATGGCACAAGCCTTAGATGAAAATACTATTCTCAAGAAAAGATTGAAAATTCTTTCTGCCAGGGGGCTTCCCATTTATGCTGAGTGCGGGGGCTTCATGTATCTTGCCGAAAGTCTTGAGTATGAAGACAGATGTTTTTCCATGGCAGGCATTCTTCCTGTGAGGACCAAGCTGTTTAAAAAGCCTCAGGGGCACGGTTATGTCCAGGCCAGAGTGGCCCGCAAAAATCCCTTCTATCCAGTAGGAGAGTTAATTACAGGACATGAGTTTCATTACTCCAGATGTCTTGAATTGCCGGATAATCTCAGTTTTTGCTTTGAGCTGGACAGGGGGGTTGGAATAGCTGATGGGTTAGATGGTATATGTTACAGAAATGTTCTGGCCGGTTATACACATATCCATGCGTTTGGTGCTGGCAAATGGGCAGAAAATTTTGTCAAAGCAGCCCTGATCTACAAAAATTCAGTGCTGAGTAATCAAGAGTCATGTCCGGATATTCATTGTCAATGA